The Tenrec ecaudatus isolate mTenEca1 chromosome 9, mTenEca1.hap1, whole genome shotgun sequence genome window below encodes:
- the ZNF398 gene encoding zinc finger protein 398 isoform X1, whose protein sequence is MAEAAAAAPTSEWDSECLASQQPLPLPTPPASNEAHLQTAAISLWTVVAAVQAIERKVEVHSRRLLHLEGRTGTAEKKLASCEKTVAELGNQLEGKWAVLGTLLQEYGLLKRRLENMENLLRNRNFWILRLPPGIKGDVPKVPVTFDDVSIYFSTPEWEKLEEWQKELYKNIMKGNYESLVSMDYAMNQPDVLAQIQPEGDHNPGGQAGPEESEIPTDPGEVEPGISTSDILSWIKQEEEPPTGAPQEAKESELYPRPYVDGELVVKAEGLAGAPLCSEVPVTFSAPAPAVKDAFSDVTYKGHQSAPIVPFAHPAADLAGASEGLVTFTQLGNYPLPPPTGDPVFSGRLCGKSLGRDALLTRECGHTGECPVPLAPRPKHFAQPAGLGGVPQDSAHEPPPTCPHCARTFTHPSRLTYHLRVHSSTERPFLCPDCPKRFADQARLTSHRRAHTSERPFRCTQCGRSFSLKISLLLHQRGHAQERPFSCPQCGIDFNAHSALIRHQMIHTGERPYPCTDCSKSFMRKEHLLNHQRLHTGERPFQCAHCGKSFIRKHHLMKHQRIHTGERPYPCVHCGRSFRYKQTLKDHLRSGHGGGCVGDGDPPTQPPEPLGSLVTELETSGLSVGTVGLEASHWYGEASAGGGL, encoded by the exons ACTTCTGAATGGGACTCTGAGTGTCTGGCATCCCAGCAGCCCCTTCCTCTCCCTACACCCCCAGCCTCAAATGAGGCTCACTTGCAGACAGCAGCCATCTCGCTCTGGACGGTGGTAGCAGCTGTGCAGGCCATAGAGAGAAAGGTGGAGGTCCACAGCCGGCGACTCCTGCACCTGGAGGGGCGCACGGGGACGGCTGAGAAGAAGCTGGCCAGCTGCGAGAAGACAGTGGCCGAGCTTGGGAACCAGCTGGAGGGCAAGTGGGCCGTGCTGGGCACGCTGCTGCAGGAGTACGGGCTGCTTAAGCGGCGACTGGAGAACATGGAGAACCTGCTGCGTAACAGGAACTTCTGGATCCTGCGGTTACCCCCGGGCATTAAAGGAGATGTCCCAAAG GTGCCTGTGACTTTTGATGACGTCTCCATCTACTTTTCCACCCCAGAGTGGGAAAAACTTGAAGAGTGGCAAAAGGAACTGTACAAGAATATCATGAAGGGCAACTACGAGTCCCTCGTCTCCATGG ATTATGCCATGAACCAACCTGACGTCTTAGCTCAGATCCAACCAGAAGGAGACCATAACCCAGGGGGCCAGGCGGGGCCGGAGGAGAGTGAGATCCCCACAGACCCAGGTGAAG TAGAACCTGGTATTTCAACATCAGATATTCTGTCTTGGATCAAACAAGAGGAAGAGCCTCCAACTGGGGCCCCACAGGAGGCGAAGGAGAGCGAATTGTACCCCAGACCCTATGTCG ACGGGGAGCTGGTGGTCAAAGCAGAAGGCCTTGCTGGTGCGCCCCTGTGCTCAGAGGTTCCGGTCACCTTCTCTGCTCCTGCACCCGCAGTCAAGGATGCCTTCTCAGACGTGACTTACAAAGGCCACCAGTCAGCACCCATAGTGCCCTTCGCccatcctgctgctgacctggctGGAGCCTCTGAGGGCCTGGTGACTTTCACCCAGTTAGGGAACTACCCACTGCCACCTCCCACTGGTGATCCAGTGTTCTCAGGCCGTCTCTGTGGCAAGAGCCTCGGCCGGGATGCTCTGCTGACCCGTGAGTGTGGCCACACGGGAGAATGCCCTGTGCCCCTCGCCCCTCGCCCCAAGCACTTTGCACAGCCGGCTGGCCTTGGCGGTGTTCCCCAGGACTCTGCCCATGAGCCCCCCCCAACCTGCCCTCACTGTGCCCGGACTTTCACCCACCCGTCACGGCTCACCTACCATCTGCGAGTGCACAGCAGTACCGAGCGCCCCTTTCTGTGCCCCGATTGTCCCAAACGCTTTGCCGACCAGGCCCGGCTGACCAGTCACCGCCGAGCCCATACAAGTGAGAGACCCTTCCGCTGCACCCAGTGCGGCAGGAGTTTCAGCTTGAAGATCAGCCTCCTGCTGCATCAGCGGGGCCATGCACAGGAGCGGCCCTTTTCCTGCCCACAGTGTGGCATCGACTTCAATGCCCACTCGGCGCTGATCCGCCACCAGATGATCCACACGGGTGAACGCCCGTACCCCTGCACCGACTGCAGCAAGAGCTTCATGCGCAAGGAGCACCTGCTGAACCACCAGCGGCTGCACACGGGCGAGCGGCCCTTCCAGTGCGCCCACTGTGGCAAGAGCTTCATCCGCAAGCACCACCTCATGAAGCACCAGCGCATCCACACAGGCGAGCGGCCCTACCCCTGTGTGCACTGTGGCCGCAGCTTCCGCTACAAACAGACCCTCAAGGATCACCTGCGCTCGGGCCATGGCGGTGGCTGTGTGGGTGATGGTGACCCACCTACACAGCCTCCGGAGCCTCTGGGGTCCCTTGTAACTGAACTGGAAACCTCTGGCCTCAGCGTTGGCACTGTCGGTTTGGAGGCCAGCCATTGGTATGGGGAAGCGAGTGCAGGGGGCGGATTGTGA
- the ZNF398 gene encoding zinc finger protein 398 isoform X2 has protein sequence MAEAAAAAPTSEWDSECLASQQPLPLPTPPASNEAHLQTAAISLWTVVAAVQAIERKVEVHSRRLLHLEGRTGTAEKKLASCEKTVAELGNQLEGKWAVLGTLLQEYGLLKRRLENMENLLRNRNFWILRLPPGIKGDVPKVPVTFDDVSIYFSTPEWEKLEEWQKELYKNIMKGNYESLVSMDYAMNQPDVLAQIQPEGDHNPGGQAGPEESEIPTDPGEEPGISTSDILSWIKQEEEPPTGAPQEAKESELYPRPYVDGELVVKAEGLAGAPLCSEVPVTFSAPAPAVKDAFSDVTYKGHQSAPIVPFAHPAADLAGASEGLVTFTQLGNYPLPPPTGDPVFSGRLCGKSLGRDALLTRECGHTGECPVPLAPRPKHFAQPAGLGGVPQDSAHEPPPTCPHCARTFTHPSRLTYHLRVHSSTERPFLCPDCPKRFADQARLTSHRRAHTSERPFRCTQCGRSFSLKISLLLHQRGHAQERPFSCPQCGIDFNAHSALIRHQMIHTGERPYPCTDCSKSFMRKEHLLNHQRLHTGERPFQCAHCGKSFIRKHHLMKHQRIHTGERPYPCVHCGRSFRYKQTLKDHLRSGHGGGCVGDGDPPTQPPEPLGSLVTELETSGLSVGTVGLEASHWYGEASAGGGL, from the exons ACTTCTGAATGGGACTCTGAGTGTCTGGCATCCCAGCAGCCCCTTCCTCTCCCTACACCCCCAGCCTCAAATGAGGCTCACTTGCAGACAGCAGCCATCTCGCTCTGGACGGTGGTAGCAGCTGTGCAGGCCATAGAGAGAAAGGTGGAGGTCCACAGCCGGCGACTCCTGCACCTGGAGGGGCGCACGGGGACGGCTGAGAAGAAGCTGGCCAGCTGCGAGAAGACAGTGGCCGAGCTTGGGAACCAGCTGGAGGGCAAGTGGGCCGTGCTGGGCACGCTGCTGCAGGAGTACGGGCTGCTTAAGCGGCGACTGGAGAACATGGAGAACCTGCTGCGTAACAGGAACTTCTGGATCCTGCGGTTACCCCCGGGCATTAAAGGAGATGTCCCAAAG GTGCCTGTGACTTTTGATGACGTCTCCATCTACTTTTCCACCCCAGAGTGGGAAAAACTTGAAGAGTGGCAAAAGGAACTGTACAAGAATATCATGAAGGGCAACTACGAGTCCCTCGTCTCCATGG ATTATGCCATGAACCAACCTGACGTCTTAGCTCAGATCCAACCAGAAGGAGACCATAACCCAGGGGGCCAGGCGGGGCCGGAGGAGAGTGAGATCCCCACAGACCCAGGTGAAG AACCTGGTATTTCAACATCAGATATTCTGTCTTGGATCAAACAAGAGGAAGAGCCTCCAACTGGGGCCCCACAGGAGGCGAAGGAGAGCGAATTGTACCCCAGACCCTATGTCG ACGGGGAGCTGGTGGTCAAAGCAGAAGGCCTTGCTGGTGCGCCCCTGTGCTCAGAGGTTCCGGTCACCTTCTCTGCTCCTGCACCCGCAGTCAAGGATGCCTTCTCAGACGTGACTTACAAAGGCCACCAGTCAGCACCCATAGTGCCCTTCGCccatcctgctgctgacctggctGGAGCCTCTGAGGGCCTGGTGACTTTCACCCAGTTAGGGAACTACCCACTGCCACCTCCCACTGGTGATCCAGTGTTCTCAGGCCGTCTCTGTGGCAAGAGCCTCGGCCGGGATGCTCTGCTGACCCGTGAGTGTGGCCACACGGGAGAATGCCCTGTGCCCCTCGCCCCTCGCCCCAAGCACTTTGCACAGCCGGCTGGCCTTGGCGGTGTTCCCCAGGACTCTGCCCATGAGCCCCCCCCAACCTGCCCTCACTGTGCCCGGACTTTCACCCACCCGTCACGGCTCACCTACCATCTGCGAGTGCACAGCAGTACCGAGCGCCCCTTTCTGTGCCCCGATTGTCCCAAACGCTTTGCCGACCAGGCCCGGCTGACCAGTCACCGCCGAGCCCATACAAGTGAGAGACCCTTCCGCTGCACCCAGTGCGGCAGGAGTTTCAGCTTGAAGATCAGCCTCCTGCTGCATCAGCGGGGCCATGCACAGGAGCGGCCCTTTTCCTGCCCACAGTGTGGCATCGACTTCAATGCCCACTCGGCGCTGATCCGCCACCAGATGATCCACACGGGTGAACGCCCGTACCCCTGCACCGACTGCAGCAAGAGCTTCATGCGCAAGGAGCACCTGCTGAACCACCAGCGGCTGCACACGGGCGAGCGGCCCTTCCAGTGCGCCCACTGTGGCAAGAGCTTCATCCGCAAGCACCACCTCATGAAGCACCAGCGCATCCACACAGGCGAGCGGCCCTACCCCTGTGTGCACTGTGGCCGCAGCTTCCGCTACAAACAGACCCTCAAGGATCACCTGCGCTCGGGCCATGGCGGTGGCTGTGTGGGTGATGGTGACCCACCTACACAGCCTCCGGAGCCTCTGGGGTCCCTTGTAACTGAACTGGAAACCTCTGGCCTCAGCGTTGGCACTGTCGGTTTGGAGGCCAGCCATTGGTATGGGGAAGCGAGTGCAGGGGGCGGATTGTGA
- the ZNF398 gene encoding zinc finger protein 398 isoform X3 — protein MAEAAAAAPVPVTFDDVSIYFSTPEWEKLEEWQKELYKNIMKGNYESLVSMDYAMNQPDVLAQIQPEGDHNPGGQAGPEESEIPTDPGEEPGISTSDILSWIKQEEEPPTGAPQEAKESELYPRPYVDGELVVKAEGLAGAPLCSEVPVTFSAPAPAVKDAFSDVTYKGHQSAPIVPFAHPAADLAGASEGLVTFTQLGNYPLPPPTGDPVFSGRLCGKSLGRDALLTRECGHTGECPVPLAPRPKHFAQPAGLGGVPQDSAHEPPPTCPHCARTFTHPSRLTYHLRVHSSTERPFLCPDCPKRFADQARLTSHRRAHTSERPFRCTQCGRSFSLKISLLLHQRGHAQERPFSCPQCGIDFNAHSALIRHQMIHTGERPYPCTDCSKSFMRKEHLLNHQRLHTGERPFQCAHCGKSFIRKHHLMKHQRIHTGERPYPCVHCGRSFRYKQTLKDHLRSGHGGGCVGDGDPPTQPPEPLGSLVTELETSGLSVGTVGLEASHWYGEASAGGGL, from the exons GTGCCTGTGACTTTTGATGACGTCTCCATCTACTTTTCCACCCCAGAGTGGGAAAAACTTGAAGAGTGGCAAAAGGAACTGTACAAGAATATCATGAAGGGCAACTACGAGTCCCTCGTCTCCATGG ATTATGCCATGAACCAACCTGACGTCTTAGCTCAGATCCAACCAGAAGGAGACCATAACCCAGGGGGCCAGGCGGGGCCGGAGGAGAGTGAGATCCCCACAGACCCAGGTGAAG AACCTGGTATTTCAACATCAGATATTCTGTCTTGGATCAAACAAGAGGAAGAGCCTCCAACTGGGGCCCCACAGGAGGCGAAGGAGAGCGAATTGTACCCCAGACCCTATGTCG ACGGGGAGCTGGTGGTCAAAGCAGAAGGCCTTGCTGGTGCGCCCCTGTGCTCAGAGGTTCCGGTCACCTTCTCTGCTCCTGCACCCGCAGTCAAGGATGCCTTCTCAGACGTGACTTACAAAGGCCACCAGTCAGCACCCATAGTGCCCTTCGCccatcctgctgctgacctggctGGAGCCTCTGAGGGCCTGGTGACTTTCACCCAGTTAGGGAACTACCCACTGCCACCTCCCACTGGTGATCCAGTGTTCTCAGGCCGTCTCTGTGGCAAGAGCCTCGGCCGGGATGCTCTGCTGACCCGTGAGTGTGGCCACACGGGAGAATGCCCTGTGCCCCTCGCCCCTCGCCCCAAGCACTTTGCACAGCCGGCTGGCCTTGGCGGTGTTCCCCAGGACTCTGCCCATGAGCCCCCCCCAACCTGCCCTCACTGTGCCCGGACTTTCACCCACCCGTCACGGCTCACCTACCATCTGCGAGTGCACAGCAGTACCGAGCGCCCCTTTCTGTGCCCCGATTGTCCCAAACGCTTTGCCGACCAGGCCCGGCTGACCAGTCACCGCCGAGCCCATACAAGTGAGAGACCCTTCCGCTGCACCCAGTGCGGCAGGAGTTTCAGCTTGAAGATCAGCCTCCTGCTGCATCAGCGGGGCCATGCACAGGAGCGGCCCTTTTCCTGCCCACAGTGTGGCATCGACTTCAATGCCCACTCGGCGCTGATCCGCCACCAGATGATCCACACGGGTGAACGCCCGTACCCCTGCACCGACTGCAGCAAGAGCTTCATGCGCAAGGAGCACCTGCTGAACCACCAGCGGCTGCACACGGGCGAGCGGCCCTTCCAGTGCGCCCACTGTGGCAAGAGCTTCATCCGCAAGCACCACCTCATGAAGCACCAGCGCATCCACACAGGCGAGCGGCCCTACCCCTGTGTGCACTGTGGCCGCAGCTTCCGCTACAAACAGACCCTCAAGGATCACCTGCGCTCGGGCCATGGCGGTGGCTGTGTGGGTGATGGTGACCCACCTACACAGCCTCCGGAGCCTCTGGGGTCCCTTGTAACTGAACTGGAAACCTCTGGCCTCAGCGTTGGCACTGTCGGTTTGGAGGCCAGCCATTGGTATGGGGAAGCGAGTGCAGGGGGCGGATTGTGA